The Apium graveolens cultivar Ventura chromosome 3, ASM990537v1, whole genome shotgun sequence sequence CATGTTCTTTCCGGAAATAGCATCTATTTCAGGGTAGGGGTTAAAACCATTTACATCACCATTTAAAATAGAGCCTTGGCTGTTCTGATAAGAGTCTCTGTTAGCCAAATAGGCAGCAGCTCCTGCAGCAGCAATCGCTTTCTTGGCAGACTCAGCAGCTGCTTCAGCAGCTGATGCTGTGTCTTCATATTGCATGGTATTCCTCCCTCCAATATCAGAATATCTACAGAAAACGCACAAGCATTAGACACCGACATCAGAATTCAGTGTGTATTTATTCTACTGAATATATACAGGAACAGCACAAGGGTATATTGAACATGAAAACAACTGTTCAGTATATAGCATATCCTCTATACAAGTTCTCAGGCAAAGTTTTTTAACAGATTTTTTACCTGGTTGTTGCTGTTGTTCCAATATCAGAATATCTACAGAAAAAAAAAAGCACAAGGGAGAAACACAGACACAAGACTCCAGTGTTAACTTATAATATCCAAAGAAAAAAGCATGAGAGTATTGAACATTTAAAAAGGTTCAGTGTCTAATAAATCCTCTATACAAGCATTTGGACGATGCCTTTCAGCAGCTTATTTACCTGGTTGTTGCTGTTGGTTCAGTAGATTGGTTTGCTATAGGCTTAATGGGTAAGCTGGTGGCGCTTACAAAAGTCTTTGGTCCGTCCTGCTTAAAAGAGCAACGGTGAGTAGCTAGATAAGAGGGATATCATATTTTATGAGTAGCTCATATGAACGAAAGCAACATACTATATGCTCTTCTGGGGGCTTAAGAAGCTCCATCTCAGATTCTGCTGTATCCCATTCAACCTGATACTCCTTGGCTATTTCCTTCATAACTTTCAATTTTACTTCACCAGAAGGTGTTTTAACAGAGAGCTTGTCAATAAGCTGTAAACAGAAAGTACAACACAATCCGCAGTTAGAAAGTTGTGTTTAAGATCGAAAATATATAAGATGTTCTAGATGAACATGAAGTGATAGCAATGCCAATGAAACTTCCAGAATAAATTCATACACTTATTAGACTGTAATGTGGAGACATAAATATCACATAGTAGAACTTGTTCAAGAAACTTACCATGCGATTTACACCACAGCTAGGTCGTAAATCAGTAGCCGCGGATACAAAATCTTTTCCATATTTCTTCTCGAAAATGTCTCGAATTGCCAATAATTCTGGAATATCAGAGCACCTAGGTGCTGCAAAAATCAAGCTTGATATTCCTTCTTTTAAATCTTGTGGGCATTCCCTGTAACAAAAAATTATCAGAAGTAAGCCAGTGAAAGAGTTCAACTTGGTCGTAAGATACATGCAATTTTAATTTTTACCTCTGCTTAGAAATGATAGAAAGTCTTGCCACAACCAGTTCGCAGAAGAGCTCAATAAACTCATTTGCAGCTAGGACGTTCTGTTCTCTAATTACATGTTCAACCTACATGCCAAAAAAGAATCATCAATATAGTTCTTTACATAAATGAAATCATAAAAAAAGATAATATTCGTTCTTTGCTCTGCCATTTTCCTTCCAACCATCTTTTTAAACAAAAATTCTACCAAAGCTAGGGAGTATTTTTGGTCACAACTACTCGTAATTCTCCCAATTGCCCTACTTCTGATTCTACAAAAGCTAATGATTGCTGCTCGTTGCAAAATCAATCACTGATAGATCTCTTAAAAGCTGCAAAGATGATTTCCAGTAACAGCAGCACCACATATGCTTCTAGTTTCTACCAAATTACTTAATCTAATGATTCAAATAATATGTCTTTGAACAACTAGCTTCTAGTTCAAAGAACGTTACTTGATTAAAAGTTAACGTGCAGTCTAATTATCTAAACcgaaaatttcatcaacaatcgAGTAACAACCATAACTTCTCAATTTCTCATATATTTAATCCGGAATTTTATATTAACTTTTACGAAAATTATACCAGTCCGTAAATAATCGAGTAATGGAAATCGAACCCTAATACGAGCAGTAGCGTCCTGGCCAGACTGAAGAAGCAGCGCAATGTCTCTTCTCATCTGATTCACAACTACTTGTCTCTTGTTCCTTAGTAACTTTATTCTCGCCACCGCCATTTTGGTCATCGTTTTGCTgcatttattaattgaattaaaaaGAATAAATTAGGTTTACATATATTAAAGCTAAACAATACTAAAAACAGTGAGTGagaattatatagagatgtttACCATTTAGAGGAATTGAAGGAGTTGCAGATGAGTGAGATTCCGAACTTGATAGCTTTCTTGCATCGCTTCGCAGCTTCATTGTTTCCTATCGTCATCTTTCCCTAATCTctaccgagagagagagagagagagaggaaaaaGGAAAGAGGGGATTTTAACGGTCGGAAGATACGGAAAGCTTATTATTAGTAGTAGTAGTATTATTTGATATATTTACGGTAATATTTATCGATATCATTGGGTTCCTTAATGGGTCAATATAGCCGTTGAGAACCGTGCACCGTCCTCCTGTACACACTTTTGTCCTTTCACAAGAGCATCTCAAGTAACGGGTCCTCGTCAACTTtgtctattatatatatattaatattttatttttacacAATTTTATATCAACTTGATAAAATTTTACTTTAATAATTAACAATCTTTAATTGTTACCTATGTGCTCgcttaaattaaattataaatgaCTCATAAATTAAAAAATGCATTATTAATATAAACTTTTTAcatttgtatatatattttaacCATTTTAAGAAGTTGTCAAGTTTTGACAATCTTGGTAGACAACCTCTTGGTAACCATACAACTCCAATTGGTTGGCAATCAAGATGTCATGTCACCTAAGATTTGGCAAGTCTTTGGCAACCTATATCAGAGATGCTCAAATAACCTATAATTATTTTGTAGAACTAATATCTAGTTTATTTGAAATTAATGTATTAGTTTAGTAAAAAAAATTAAGTAAATATTAAAGAAAAtgttatatattaatatttttataatattgaAATATTATAAAATGTGTATATTGAATAAAGGTTATATACAGATTTTTTACATGGAATTTTACAATATTGTGAATTAGTCaaaagaataaaaaaaatgagtGAGTTATTAGAACTGGAGAGGATGAAAAATGGGGATGAGAGAAAATAAGTGGAGATTAATGAGTAAAAAATGTAGGATGAGAATTAATGAAGATAGAGAAGTAGAGTATATAAAAGAGAAGATTTTAAAACAATATAAAAAAGAGATTAAATGAGAAATTGATACATAAGCAAACATGATATCATAATAGAATAATAACATGACACGTCGACAAGGATGACATAGTTGTATTATGTTTTAGTACAGTGTAGATATCACATTTTACATTATATTATCTATCGATTTTTTTGACAACAAATATTTTAGGTAGATAAAAGTCTTATGCATATCACTATTTCTTCATCTGAGACATTGATGATACTGATGATTATACAGTGCATGatcaaaattatttatattaaaagttacatTGTTTTTGGGTTTACGATGATTTTGTACTCTACATAAGTTGATTGTACTTGTGCCATTAAATTTTGTCTTATTTCAGTTTCTGAGTCGAACCTTGACCTAGTCAAAAATTTAGATATTTGATCCGGGTTGTTATATAAGTTATCAGAACTGACTTTGATCAGTCAAATTGTCAGTAATGGAGACCAGAAGCCAGGTGGTATTATACTACAATAGAGTAATAGACTAAAGTCCGGAGTTAGGGATACGCATTTAACTAACTTGGAAAAGTATGATATAAGCACATTTCGTTTGGGTACTATACTTCAACTTACTTTGAATTTGAAATCAGGACTTAACATGATTTTCTAAAAATACTCGAGATGGGGACTCAAGTTGTCACATTATACCTACGCTAAGATTCCCAATAATTTGATCATTAATTTAACTTTTGTCCCATTCATGTTATGTTATTATGCATTCATGTTTGTTGATATTGATTCATTCTCAATTATTTGACTATTTAATCTTTGAGAAACTTCTTATATATTGAAATTTTTAATTATGAATGAGTTTTATAATTTACTTGATTATTGAGTAATGGTTTCAATATTATTGATTTCATTGTTTTCATAAGTAACTTGTATTGTATGTTCTTGATCATTTTGTTTGCCATAACTTGTGTTTGTACCCAaaagacaacactattatgttttaTTTATGACATTAAAAAATAATGTTTAATACCTTAAAACTCGTGTGATGCACGGATGGACAATTCTTTTTtcagattatatatatatatattaaacaatattttgaattgaattttttaaaaattttcattatttttatattttactttttttttaaatgatatgactccatgataattatattaatacACGTATATGTTCATAGTTTTTTTAGAATAGTTAAACCTATTTAAGATAATATTCTTGATACCGgggaaaaataatattattatagcggttttatagttttttttagagtaaaaataaaatatatccATTATGTTGAAACCTTAACGACAATATTATTTTACAGAAGTTATTACTTAATCGTTAAACTATAAAAActatttgaaaaagacaatagTACTAATTAAACGATACAGTTTTACCAATTATGttatgtgtattttaataataataataataataataataataataataataatgtttAGTTAAAAGTTAATTTTTGGTTCATATCAATACGTTACGAATTATGATTAATCTGATAATAATTTGATTTATCCTACATCAGagtttacattattttatttagCCTGAGTCTCATTACTACGACCAAATCCAACTAAGTATTTTTAGTTTAATTCTAATTATTTATGTccggatcaataagataattttgtttttaGCCCGGATAGGtagtatatatgattttgttttagttggtcgaattatattttgattttaattttgtgTCATCTTGGATCAattgtataatatttttttaatattagaTGACTAAtctatattattttgtttatcctaACTCTATTGTAGAGTTTTCTTACCGAATCagtaatatttattattttgttttaacccgATAATTATATTAGTTTGCTTAAATTAATTTTTGTCCAAAATattaattagaataatatagaactaaatatgaattataatttaaaacttGCAGAAAAAGTTAACTTTAATATTAATTAATGATGAAATAGAGTTcgatatgaaatataatttatATTGTTAGAGGATGTTGACTATAATATCAATTAGAATTGAAATTGACTGATCCACCAACTGAgtaattagaattaaaataaataactaagggtaattaaataatttcagcaagaaccgaccgaccgactaccaaacttttaatgtttcgtctattataatatagtatagatgttctattgattattcttttaatagtttattatattagattaataaatgtccttgaaatatgatatgaattctatatctctaagtacgtgacttagaaatgaaattatatgaatattatcgatattcccaaatatccctagtcgagtattattattaagggacaataataatgaattaagactagtgtgtttgttgactgatgatcacatctcattgattaTAGGTATAAAGACACTAAAGTCGAAAATACAAGCAAATGTAAATATATATAGTGCTGGATAAACTCAATGTGAGAttttacatgtctgttgtgtcataagtaattctcacagtgataatgatgtaattgtccttcgacttgaaatcattatatttctacacgatgattaatatactttgattacatcaaaagttgcatttgaccgggtaatgataaaagtggacttTGGGTATATTAAGAATcgtgtgagaaatatgaatgatctagaaataATTTAACCCTCATAATtttggagagatattattggcctcttgtgtgagctagactatgaaatgtgtggcgccgcactcaaatgttgatttcatatgatagtctactcattgatcaaggaaacctggattataccatgaagaggatgacacataacatgcctcaagtttaatctataaatttggttaaaaggattatattatattgtacattattcacgaaaggtttaatcgatcaccgatttaattattattactttggtagcaatgatgtattacgAGATGatgctcattgtttacgattttaaattagatttaaaattgttgtcaacgtaataataacctaaagggtcacacaaaaaataattggaggattatttaatttaaattcggatttaaattaaatgtaagtaattcgaataatttgttattaattaagtaagacttaattaattaaataaataagaaatttgAATTTACTATTAAATCTGAAATCGAGTTATCGGGTGATTAAGTTagacttaattaataataactaggATTTTCGGATTTATTAAAACTCTAAATTAGCTTAGGGTTAGAAGTATTTTTCTCTttcctatataata is a genomic window containing:
- the LOC141712613 gene encoding uncharacterized protein LOC141712613 isoform X1, encoding MTIGNNEAAKRCKKAIKFGISLICNSFNSSKCKTMTKMAVARIKLLRNKRQVVVNQMRRDIALLLQSGQDATARIRVEHVIREQNVLAANEFIELFCELVVARLSIISKQRECPQDLKEGISSLIFAAPRCSDIPELLAIRDIFEKKYGKDFVSAATDLRPSCGVNRMLIDKLSVKTPSGEVKLKVMKEIAKEYQVEWDTAESEMELLKPPEEHIDGPKTFVSATSLPIKPIANQSTEPTATTRYSDIGTTATTRYSDIGGRNTMQYEDTASAAEAAAESAKKAIAAAGAAAYLANRDSYQNSQGSILNGDVNGFNPYPEIDAISGKNMSPYNDMNSPSSKVCQNFLPKDLPNQTTYRRHSYNVAPSVYSEDESEYDEEIEVEDPAETNRHSNRSTVNTNQKMTRRRHSYNVQPKDTGIKFDESDCEDDFEREEPIGGKNQPPNRPAPDVPSSRVNSTHRVHPKLPDYDVLAARFDALKYPKV
- the LOC141712613 gene encoding uncharacterized protein LOC141712613 isoform X2, translating into MTIGNNEAAKRCKKAIKFGISLICNSFNSSKCKTMTKMAVARIKLLRNKRQVVVNQMRRDIALLLQSGQDATARIRVEHVIREQNVLAANEFIELFCELVVARLSIISKQRECPQDLKEGISSLIFAAPRCSDIPELLAIRDIFEKKYGKDFVSAATDLRPSCGVNRMLIDKLSVKTPSGEVKLKVMKEIAKEYQVEWDTAESEMELLKPPEEHIDGPKTFVSATSLPIKPIANQSTEPTATTRYSDIGGRNTMQYEDTASAAEAAAESAKKAIAAAGAAAYLANRDSYQNSQGSILNGDVNGFNPYPEIDAISGKNMSPYNDMNSPSSKVCQNFLPKDLPNQTTYRRHSYNVAPSVYSEDESEYDEEIEVEDPAETNRHSNRSTVNTNQKMTRRRHSYNVQPKDTGIKFDESDCEDDFEREEPIGGKNQPPNRPAPDVPSSRVNSTHRVHPKLPDYDVLAARFDALKYPKV